A region from the Ptychodera flava strain L36383 chromosome 12, AS_Pfla_20210202, whole genome shotgun sequence genome encodes:
- the LOC139146285 gene encoding cartilage acidic protein 1-like encodes MRQFTDIAPPRYRRPSPIRTVIVADFDNDGNLEIFQNNIVYRRAAPNNVFRVLRNENGGDPQITQIPIGDARELYGYGTGGAVADLDGDGVLELMLAHGESSRQPLTMYRAKTNGDENWLRVMPKTEHGAPARGALVVARTTDNVAHLRVIDGGSGYLCQMEPFAHFGLGDAVVDKIEITWPSGVKLTRNISQLEMRTLVVVEYPRNVALTTGEFAIVDNREIVGEFVGLGQAEAELGFSF; translated from the exons ATGCGTCAATTTACG GATATCGCCCCACCAAGATACCGCAGGCCTTCACCAATTAGGACGGTGATTGTCGCCGACTTCGACAACGACGGCAACTTGGAAATATTCCAGAACAACATCGTTTACCGCAGAGCAGCTCCAAATAACGTGTTCAGAGTTCTCAGAAACGAGAATGGAGGAGATCCTCAGATAACACAAATACCTATCGGAGACGCTCGAGAACTCTATGGCTACGGGACAG GTGGTGCTGTAGCGGATCTCGACGGTGACGGTGTGCTGGAACTGATGTTGGCGCACGGAGAGTCCAGTAGGCAGCCACTTACCATGTATCGCGCCAAAACAAATGGAGACGAAAACTGGCTACGTGTGATGCCCAAGACGGAACACGGGGCTCCAGCTCGTGGCGCCCTCGTTGTCGCCAGGACGACGGACAACGTCGCTCACCTCAGAGTCATCGATGGTGGATCTGGTTACTTATGCCAGATGGAACCTTTCGCTCACTTTGGACTCGGTGATGCAGTGGTcgataaaattgaaatcacgTGGCCTAGCGGGGTGAAACTGACCAGAAACATATCACAATTGGAAATGAGAACCCTTGTCGTTGTTGAATATCCAAGAAACGTCGCCTTGACGACTGGCGAATTTGCGATTGTGGACAACAGGGAGATTGTTGGTGAATTCGTAGGACTTGGGCAAGCTGAGGCAGAATTAGGTTTCTCTTTTTGA
- the LOC139145655 gene encoding excitatory amino acid transporter-like — protein sequence MFNMVDIESGSETDAIQPKPWHAKVLAWIKKDLLLVLTVTGVVLGIIFGLALRAVEPSETAILLIGFPGEILMRLLKMLILPLIISSLITGLAQLDAKSSGRMGTRALVYYFCTTLFAAILGIILVVSIHPGDREKKEQLDIEEGDERKVDTLDAILDLLRNLIPANLVQACFKQTKTELETVPLLAQRTINVTLNEAAVANLTDFNKAGLYRINETNITYVEETITYVVGETTKRSLVLSDGMNVLGLIVFCITFGVLMAKMGKKAHVMCQFFMILNDIVMQMVLIVMWYSPVGIMSLIAAKLLSMGDLESVLAQLGMYMLTVIIGLVIHGFMVLPGLFFVITKKNPFVYFFGVLQAWITALGTASSAGTLPVTFRCLEENNKVDKRVTRFVLPIGATVNMDGTALYEAVAAIFIAQMNGINLGAGSIVTVSLTATLASIGAASIPSAGLVTMLLVLTAAGLPTGDVTLLWTVDWLLDRFRTSVNVLGDSYGAGIVAHLSTVELKDMDMLEMEEGIENKIADSDDKSKLQPSVSKGDSDDKVNGIVNAEDQESITYISE from the exons ATGTTCAACATGGTTGACATTGAATCAGGTTCAGAAACTGATGCAATTCAGCCAAAGCCTTGGCATGCCAAG GTACTGGCATGGATCAAGAAGGACCTCCTACTTGTTCTGACAGTAACAGGTGTGGTCCTTGGCATCATCTTTGGACTGGCCTTACGTGCCGTCGAACCATCAGAGACGGCCATACTGCTGATAGGATTTCCAGGGGAGATCCTTATGCGTCTCCTTAAAATGTTGATATTACCGCTTATTATATCTTCACTTATCACAG GGCTAGCTCAGTTGGATGCCAAGTCGAGTGGCAGAATGGGAACACGTGCCTTGGTCTACTACTTCTGTACAACCCTGTTTGCTGCCATACTGGGAATTATCTTGGTGGTTTCCATCCATCCTGGCGACCGTGAAAAGAAAGAACAACTGGACATTGAAGAAGGTGATGAAAGGAAAGTGGACACCCTTGATGCTATTTTGGATTTATTACG AAACCTGATCCCGGCAAATTTAGTGCAAGCTTGCTTCAAACAG ACTAAAACGGAACTGGAAACTGTTCCCCTCCTTGCACAAAGGACTATCAACGTGACACTCAATGAGGCAGCGGTTGCAAACTTGACGGACTTTAACAAAGCTGGACTATATCGTATCAATGAAACAAACATCACATACGTTGAAGAGACCATCACCTATGTAGTTGGTGAAACGACCAAACGGAGCCTTGTTTTGTCGGACGGAATGAATGTACTTG GATTGATTGTGTTCTGCATTACCTTTGGTGTCTTGATGGCCAAGATGGGCAAAAAAGCACATGTTATGTGTCAGTTCTTCATGATCCTGAATGACATTGTCATGCAGATGGTTCTGATTGTCATGTG GTATTCACCAGTTGGTATCATGTCCCTGATTGCTGCAAAGTTGCTATCCATGGGTGATCTGGAATCTGTACTGGCCCAGCTTGGCATGTATATGTTGACTGTAATTATTGGACTCGTCATTCATGGATTCATGGTACTTCCAGGACTGTTCTTTGTGATAACCAAGAAAAACccatttgtttacttttttggAGTGCTGCAAGCATGGATAACTGCCCTTGGCACAGCCTCCAG TGCGGGTACTTTGCCGGTGACATTCAGATGTCTGGAGGAGAACAACAAAGTTGACAAACGGGTGACACGCTTTGTCCTTCCCATTGGTGCCACAGTCAACATGGATGGTACTGCCTTGTACGAAGCTGTAGCGGCTATTTTTATTGCTCAGATGAATGGAATAAATCTTGGTGCTGGATCCATCGTAACTGTAAG TCTGACTGCCACCTTGGCTAGCATTGGAGCTGCAAGCATTCCAAGTGCAGGATTGGTTACAATGTTGCTAGTTCTGACAGCAGCTGGATTACCCACTGGTGATGTCACTCTTCTGTGGACTGTTGATTGGTTACT GGATCGCTTCCGTACCTCAGTAAATGTACTTGGTGACTCGTACGGTGCCGGAATTGTTGCTCATCTGTCAACCGTTGAGCTGAAAGACATGGATATGCTGGAAATGGAGGAAGGCATAGAGAACAAAATTGCTGACTCAGATGACAAGTCCAAGTTACAGCCAAGTGTCAGCAAGGGTGACTCTGATGACAAAGTCAATGGTATTGTCAATGCTGAAGATCAAGAGTCCATCACGTATATTTCAGAATGA